The following are from one region of the Trichoplusia ni isolate ovarian cell line Hi5 chromosome 1, tn1, whole genome shotgun sequence genome:
- the LOC113494253 gene encoding uncharacterized protein LOC113494253 yields MTNKRKRDESGDGRVKRQRIRKRSRSEPLLNDTENSEKRQALKRLFGRICSVEMENNMQREEEEPEPVYADENDDPLLDSVPVDMDPEQLGFLVCAQETLRFLHGRGIPTQHPVFARLRSRLLQGIDEIAMA; encoded by the coding sequence ATGACGAACAAGCGAAAGCGCGACGAGAGCGGCGACGGACGCGTTAAGAGGCAACGCATCCGTAAGCGATCTCGCAGCGAGCCGCTGCTGAACGACACCGAGAATTCTGAAAAGCGTCAGGCGTTGAAGCGCCTGTTCGGGCGCATCTGCTCCGTGGAGATGGAGAACAACATGCAGCGCGAGGAGGAGGAGCCGGAGCCGGTGTACGCGGACGAGAACGACGACCCGCTGCTGGACTCGGTGCCGGTGGACATGGACCCGGAGCAGCTGGGCTTCCTGGTGTGCGCGCAGGAGACGCTGCGCTTCCTGCACGGGCGCGGCATCCCCACGCAGCACCCGGTGTTCGCTCGCCTGCGCTCGCGCCTGCTGCAGGGCATCGACGAGATCGCGATGGCCTGA